Proteins co-encoded in one Gleimia hominis genomic window:
- a CDS encoding N-acetylmuramoyl-L-alanine amidase — MKNWNTLEADIYLIMNTHYTHGRNGRRIDKVIIHHNAGNFTIRSCYDVWQTRPASTHYQVQSDGTISQLVWDCDTAWHAGYFATNTTSIGIEPTVKADPDGRWCLWCGMKLPQRVDGVSLDLSKYDFVILCLGLEPNGDIPRESLRSIDSSIGEREYVIGANAKAAIGPVARNIDGHRVLAERITKSFLRWKCGLGYE; from the coding sequence ATGAAGAATTGGAACACCCTTGAGGCCGACATCTACCTCATCATGAACACACACTACACACACGGCCGAAACGGTAGGCGGATCGATAAGGTCATCATCCACCACAACGCAGGCAACTTCACCATTAGGAGCTGCTACGACGTGTGGCAAACCCGTCCCGCGTCCACCCACTACCAAGTGCAGTCCGACGGCACAATCAGCCAACTCGTATGGGACTGCGATACTGCCTGGCATGCAGGTTACTTCGCCACCAACACCACCTCCATCGGCATCGAACCAACAGTAAAAGCTGACCCTGATGGGCGGTGGTGCCTCTGGTGCGGAATGAAGCTGCCGCAGCGTGTGGATGGGGTAAGTCTGGATTTGAGTAAATATGATTTCGTTATCCTATGTCTTGGTCTTGAACCAAACGGAGACATACCACGTGAATCGTTGCGCAGTATAGACTCGTCTATCGGTGAGCGAGAATACGTAATTGGTGCAAATGCAAAAGCTGCGATTGGTCCCGTTGCGCGAAACATTGACGGCCATCGTGTTCTCGCGGAGCGTATCACCAAATCATTTTTAAGATGGAAATGTGGTTTGGGCTATGAATGA
- a CDS encoding ABC transporter substrate-binding protein: MAGLALVVTGCASSGGGSESSSSPQASESVSDTYTFTDSTGREVELPRNIERVASGGPLANIMLYAVKPEVIVGWSKKPSKEARECMDKKYWDLPEYGKFYGKSGDFNREALMAAKPQVVIDVGEWDEDYKKDLDKLQEQIGIPVVLIDGNIKENPSAFRTMGKLLGEEERGEELGKYSDEVLQDAQDRVKKIKDHKKVYVGEREDGLSTILAGTIHAQIFEMVGADVVATPEVANKQQGGGTVSLEQVLAWNPDAIFFGPDSIYESVASDPTWSGLKAIQNGDYYRIPDTPYNWVGRPPGPNRLIGIRWVGNMLYPDVFDYDMEKEVKHFYKLMYRHDLTDEEVADLLGDSDSHEEKAA; encoded by the coding sequence ATGGCCGGTTTAGCCCTAGTGGTGACTGGCTGCGCATCGAGTGGTGGTGGTTCGGAGAGTTCGAGTTCACCGCAAGCTAGTGAATCCGTGTCGGATACTTACACGTTCACGGATTCTACGGGTAGGGAAGTGGAACTACCTAGAAATATTGAGCGCGTGGCTAGTGGCGGCCCGCTTGCAAATATCATGTTGTACGCGGTGAAACCCGAAGTGATTGTGGGTTGGTCGAAGAAGCCTTCGAAGGAAGCTCGCGAGTGCATGGATAAGAAGTACTGGGATCTGCCCGAGTACGGTAAGTTCTACGGTAAGTCCGGTGACTTTAACCGCGAGGCGTTGATGGCTGCCAAACCACAAGTGGTGATTGACGTTGGCGAGTGGGATGAGGACTACAAGAAGGATCTGGATAAGCTGCAGGAGCAGATCGGGATTCCGGTTGTCCTAATTGATGGGAATATTAAAGAGAATCCGTCTGCGTTCCGAACCATGGGTAAGCTGTTGGGTGAAGAAGAACGCGGGGAAGAACTCGGTAAATACTCCGATGAGGTTCTGCAGGATGCGCAGGATCGGGTGAAGAAGATTAAGGACCACAAGAAGGTTTATGTGGGTGAACGCGAAGATGGTTTGTCCACGATTCTTGCGGGTACGATTCACGCTCAGATTTTTGAGATGGTTGGCGCCGACGTGGTGGCCACACCGGAGGTGGCGAATAAGCAGCAAGGTGGCGGCACGGTCTCGTTAGAGCAGGTGCTTGCGTGGAATCCGGATGCAATTTTCTTTGGGCCCGATTCGATTTATGAGTCGGTTGCGAGTGATCCGACTTGGAGCGGGCTTAAAGCTATTCAGAATGGGGATTACTACAGGATTCCGGATACGCCTTACAACTGGGTGGGCCGCCCCCCAGGGCCGAACCGTCTGATTGGGATCCGCTGGGTTGGGAACATGCTTTACCCGGACGTGTTTGATTACGACATGGAGAAAGAGGTTAAGCATTTCTACAAACTCATGTATCGTCACGATTTGACGGATGAGGAAGTGGCGGACCTGTTGGGTGATTCAGATTCGCATGAGGAGAAGGCTGCATGA
- a CDS encoding ABC transporter ATP-binding protein, whose amino-acid sequence MSDNAAPISLRGGQKALKKVLAPISKRILVARVLAMVAAVLAVAPYVALVELGNVWLNGADTSRVKPILFWLLAAFSLRLGFYFGALVITHFADLKLGYLLRKQVVDRLARAPLGWFTETNSGRVRKSLHDDIKQIHHLVAHAPVEMTTAVIQPVLTLAYAFFLDWRLGLLAISTIPVYAVVMAYETRGMGDKTMQMDTKLARISTTMLDFVAGITVVKAFGRTGQAHRQYREATEEFRRFYIGWCGPLMKIASVGEAVVSVPLILAINLAVGAALITAGWVEPAQVMATTLIALLLPRTITIFATLNWSYQTAGAAAYRIVKLLNTEQLPSVETGNTAHAYDVEFKSVTFGYAGEDDPDPAVKSFSLRIPQGNVTALIGPSGSGKSTVASLLARFFDVQAGAVFIGGVDIRQMDTRALYKTVGFVLQNSQLVRASIRDNISLGRPEAVFEDIVAAAKAANIHEEIVALPNGYDTVYGDEIQLSGGQRGRIAIARVLLMDTPILILDEATAYTDPEAEAQIQRALTRLAKGRTVLVIGHKPEVIKGADQIVVLDNGCIAACGTHQELSSNSNYQKLMRQSSHARQFMHPRERITQ is encoded by the coding sequence ATGAGTGACAATGCTGCACCAATTAGTCTCAGGGGTGGTCAAAAAGCGCTAAAAAAAGTGCTTGCGCCAATCTCGAAGCGGATCCTCGTAGCAAGAGTTTTAGCGATGGTGGCAGCAGTCCTGGCGGTAGCTCCCTACGTTGCGCTGGTGGAACTTGGGAACGTGTGGTTAAACGGCGCAGACACATCGCGCGTTAAGCCTATTCTGTTTTGGCTCCTAGCTGCGTTCTCATTGCGCCTAGGGTTTTATTTTGGCGCGTTGGTTATAACACATTTCGCGGATCTAAAACTAGGGTATCTATTGCGCAAACAGGTGGTAGATCGGCTGGCTAGGGCGCCACTAGGGTGGTTCACGGAAACAAATTCCGGGCGGGTACGCAAAAGTCTGCATGATGACATCAAGCAGATCCACCATCTGGTAGCACACGCACCCGTAGAGATGACTACCGCAGTGATACAACCTGTGCTTACGCTCGCCTACGCATTTTTTCTGGATTGGCGATTGGGACTTTTAGCAATCTCAACCATCCCAGTTTACGCGGTGGTTATGGCGTATGAAACCCGCGGAATGGGAGATAAAACCATGCAGATGGATACCAAGCTCGCTCGCATCAGCACAACCATGCTCGATTTTGTAGCGGGAATTACGGTAGTGAAAGCGTTTGGCAGAACAGGGCAGGCCCACAGGCAGTACCGGGAAGCCACTGAGGAGTTCAGGAGATTTTATATAGGCTGGTGTGGTCCGCTGATGAAGATCGCATCGGTGGGGGAGGCTGTAGTTTCAGTTCCGCTGATTCTTGCGATCAACCTCGCGGTTGGAGCCGCGCTGATCACTGCCGGGTGGGTTGAGCCGGCGCAGGTCATGGCCACAACCTTGATTGCACTGCTGCTTCCGCGAACTATAACGATTTTCGCGACCCTTAATTGGTCGTATCAAACAGCAGGTGCGGCGGCCTATCGGATTGTAAAACTGCTTAACACAGAGCAGTTACCCTCGGTTGAAACTGGTAACACTGCGCATGCGTACGACGTTGAGTTCAAAAGTGTCACCTTTGGATATGCGGGTGAGGATGATCCAGATCCAGCTGTAAAATCGTTTTCTTTGCGTATTCCTCAAGGTAATGTAACAGCACTAATTGGGCCGTCTGGTTCAGGCAAGTCAACAGTTGCTTCTTTGCTTGCAAGATTCTTCGACGTCCAAGCCGGGGCGGTGTTTATCGGTGGGGTTGATATTCGCCAGATGGATACTCGCGCGCTGTATAAAACAGTGGGGTTTGTTCTACAGAATTCGCAGTTAGTGCGTGCTTCGATTCGAGACAACATTTCGCTGGGCCGTCCGGAAGCGGTATTTGAAGACATCGTGGCGGCGGCGAAAGCCGCAAATATTCATGAGGAGATAGTCGCGCTTCCCAACGGGTACGACACGGTATACGGCGATGAAATCCAACTTTCAGGTGGGCAACGGGGCAGAATAGCGATTGCTCGCGTGCTGCTCATGGATACCCCGATCCTCATTTTGGACGAGGCCACGGCATATACGGATCCGGAGGCGGAAGCACAAATACAACGAGCACTCACTCGGCTAGCAAAAGGACGCACCGTGTTGGTTATCGGACATAAACCTGAGGTCATTAAAGGAGCTGACCAGATTGTAGTGCTAGACAACGGTTGTATTGCCGCCTGCGGTACACACCAAGAACTTAGTAGTAATAGCAACTACCAAAAGCTCATGAGGCAGTCTAGTCACGCAAGGCAGTTTATGCACCCACGCGAAAGGATTACGCAGTGA
- a CDS encoding ABC transporter ATP-binding protein, whose protein sequence is MIIKARELVCGYKPGHPIIGPISLGIKRGSITCIVGPNGIGKTTLFKTLLGLLKPLSGSFEVSGKDASQYSAKEFARKVAYVPQSHIPPFPFTVEDFVVMGTNPHLNELASPGEEEFEVARRALANMGISHLAKRDYTQISGGERQLVVIARALAQQAELIMMDEPTASPDFGNQVLVLQRIQRLSESGYTIIFITHDPTQAFTVANEVVALGRNSFVQAGNPSAVLTEATLSDLYGVDVQVAAIPVQGAGVTTNVCIPAQLTRGKRR, encoded by the coding sequence ATGATTATTAAAGCGCGCGAACTAGTGTGCGGATACAAGCCTGGGCACCCAATTATTGGCCCCATTTCCCTCGGGATTAAACGCGGATCAATCACCTGCATAGTTGGGCCAAACGGGATCGGTAAGACCACTTTGTTCAAAACCCTCTTGGGCCTGCTGAAACCTCTTTCGGGGAGTTTTGAAGTAAGTGGCAAGGATGCGTCGCAATACTCGGCGAAAGAATTTGCACGTAAAGTCGCGTATGTACCTCAAAGTCATATTCCACCATTTCCATTTACGGTCGAAGATTTTGTGGTTATGGGTACGAACCCACATTTGAATGAACTGGCTTCGCCTGGGGAAGAAGAGTTTGAGGTAGCGCGCCGCGCATTGGCGAACATGGGGATTTCGCATTTAGCTAAGCGCGATTACACGCAGATCAGTGGGGGAGAGCGGCAACTGGTTGTGATTGCCCGCGCGTTAGCACAACAGGCGGAGCTGATCATGATGGATGAGCCAACTGCGAGTCCGGACTTTGGGAATCAAGTGTTGGTTCTGCAGCGGATTCAACGGTTGAGCGAATCTGGGTACACGATTATTTTTATTACCCATGATCCGACGCAGGCTTTCACAGTTGCAAACGAGGTTGTGGCGTTGGGGCGTAATAGCTTCGTGCAGGCCGGTAACCCTAGTGCCGTACTGACCGAAGCGACTTTGAGTGATCTGTACGGGGTGGACGTGCAGGTAGCGGCGATCCCCGTGCAAGGCGCGGGCGTTACTACAAATGTTTGTATTCCAGCACAGTTAACGAGAGGAAAGAGGAGATGA
- a CDS encoding TetR/AcrR family transcriptional regulator, whose protein sequence is MRPKCEATNPGIGPTKRSQNSSQLAAVTARPGPKPSFSKDDVVNAALKMNLHEFTMAQLARTVGTVPSALYRLFASRDAVLTACLDRIAENMDLGRIGSGSTPRNQSTSIILKEYAEVCWRTMEQYPGLSQVLTSNPNAPRSISEPMEKLITNLTKRGVSRGQALFALDFLGDLAISTHLAIQPYRQMDAAQQREHRRRGGTWAMRSYWLDRGSYDQKVDFVIRGLESDWPEME, encoded by the coding sequence GTGAGACCAAAATGTGAAGCCACGAATCCGGGTATCGGACCAACAAAACGGTCGCAAAACTCGTCGCAGCTAGCGGCAGTTACCGCGAGACCGGGGCCGAAACCCTCATTTTCTAAAGATGATGTTGTGAATGCGGCTCTCAAGATGAATCTACACGAGTTCACCATGGCACAGCTTGCACGCACCGTTGGGACAGTACCATCAGCGCTCTACCGCCTATTTGCCTCGCGCGACGCGGTCTTAACTGCCTGTCTGGATAGGATCGCCGAAAACATGGATTTAGGCCGCATCGGTTCGGGTTCCACACCGAGAAACCAAAGTACCTCAATAATATTGAAAGAATACGCTGAGGTGTGTTGGCGAACAATGGAACAATACCCCGGCCTGTCGCAAGTGCTTACAAGCAACCCGAATGCCCCAAGAAGTATCAGTGAGCCAATGGAAAAACTGATAACTAACCTTACGAAACGTGGTGTGAGTCGCGGGCAGGCATTATTCGCCTTGGACTTCTTAGGTGATCTAGCAATCTCAACTCATCTAGCAATTCAACCGTATCGGCAGATGGACGCGGCTCAGCAGCGTGAGCACAGGCGACGTGGGGGAACCTGGGCGATGCGCAGCTACTGGCTGGACCGCGGAAGCTACGATCAAAAAGTTGATTTTGTGATCCGCGGTCTAGAAAGTGACTGGCCCGAAATGGAGTAG
- a CDS encoding ABC transporter ATP-binding protein, which produces MSIVERFTNATVPLGIRRTIRHEPTLQYTTLASVLLGIVEGIGLFLLVPSVSALVSNNSVWGLRTGGWVIVLAVLAVVGFALQYSRSQFAYRLALRFFELMHVRIGQQVARVPLGWFKPGVAARLSRAVSSELMQTGQIVAHVAAPLQTALAAIFTLTVATWFWNPLMGLAMTIAILIFVALTQVSVYLGRMGFQSREPREAELSARIVEFATCQPLLRASGQADRFQPLANANRSWWKTSVRALWLQTGGLAVSGVAAQLVVIALISFSALMVTHTTMAGVAGIGFIIVALRFMETLSAASEGFISMESTREPLKAIEAVFAAKPMPQPQENAPLSKPGEAKLEHVDFGYNPNNLVLRDINIEAPRGSMVALVGPSGCGKTTTAMIIARFYDVNRGRVLVGGESVRDQPIEQLMQQISMVFQDVYLFDDTLEANIAIGNPSANTEEIQRVSELAGVGEIVRRLPQGWKTRVGEGGKRLSGGERQRVSIARALLKKAPIVLLDEATSSLDPENESNIVKAVEELRKTSTVVAIAHKLHTIETADRIYMFTPDGRIDKAGTHSELMRTCPRYESFWKAREDATGWRLV; this is translated from the coding sequence GTGAGTATCGTTGAACGGTTCACGAATGCTACGGTCCCGCTGGGGATACGCCGAACCATCCGGCATGAACCGACGTTGCAATACACGACGTTAGCTAGTGTGCTGCTGGGAATAGTAGAGGGAATTGGGCTTTTCTTACTGGTTCCTAGCGTGAGTGCGCTCGTGTCTAACAACTCGGTGTGGGGTTTGCGCACAGGTGGGTGGGTGATAGTGCTTGCTGTGCTCGCAGTGGTTGGGTTCGCATTGCAGTACTCGCGTTCTCAGTTTGCGTATAGACTTGCTTTACGTTTTTTTGAGTTGATGCACGTGCGCATTGGACAGCAGGTTGCCCGTGTTCCCCTGGGATGGTTCAAACCTGGGGTGGCGGCACGGCTGTCACGCGCGGTTTCGTCTGAGTTAATGCAAACGGGGCAAATTGTTGCACATGTGGCGGCACCACTACAGACTGCGCTAGCGGCTATTTTTACGCTCACAGTCGCCACCTGGTTTTGGAACCCGTTGATGGGGCTAGCGATGACTATTGCGATTTTGATATTTGTCGCGCTCACCCAAGTAAGTGTGTACTTAGGGCGGATGGGCTTTCAAAGTAGGGAACCTCGCGAAGCAGAGTTGAGCGCGCGCATTGTTGAGTTCGCTACATGTCAACCACTGCTTCGCGCGTCTGGGCAGGCTGACCGTTTCCAACCACTTGCAAACGCTAACCGAAGTTGGTGGAAGACAAGTGTGCGGGCACTTTGGTTACAAACGGGCGGACTCGCAGTTTCGGGTGTGGCGGCGCAGCTCGTGGTTATTGCGTTGATTTCTTTTAGTGCTCTAATGGTTACGCACACAACTATGGCAGGTGTTGCCGGAATTGGCTTCATAATTGTGGCGTTGCGGTTTATGGAAACTTTGTCCGCTGCTTCAGAGGGGTTTATTAGCATGGAGTCCACCCGGGAGCCGTTAAAAGCCATTGAGGCAGTTTTTGCGGCAAAGCCAATGCCACAACCTCAAGAGAATGCGCCATTGTCTAAGCCCGGAGAGGCTAAACTCGAACACGTAGATTTTGGATATAACCCGAATAACTTGGTTCTTCGAGATATTAATATTGAGGCGCCACGCGGGTCAATGGTTGCCCTGGTGGGGCCCTCGGGATGTGGGAAAACTACCACGGCCATGATAATTGCAAGATTCTATGATGTAAATCGTGGGCGTGTGCTGGTAGGGGGCGAAAGTGTTCGGGACCAACCTATCGAGCAGTTGATGCAGCAGATCTCCATGGTGTTCCAAGATGTGTACCTGTTTGATGACACTTTAGAAGCAAATATAGCTATCGGAAACCCAAGTGCGAACACGGAAGAGATACAACGGGTTAGCGAGTTAGCGGGAGTGGGGGAGATTGTTCGGCGGCTCCCTCAAGGGTGGAAAACCCGAGTTGGGGAAGGTGGTAAACGCCTCTCAGGTGGAGAACGCCAACGCGTATCAATAGCACGTGCACTATTAAAAAAGGCTCCCATTGTGCTCTTAGATGAGGCAACTAGCTCACTGGATCCAGAGAATGAGTCGAATATCGTCAAGGCTGTGGAGGAACTCCGGAAGACATCTACGGTAGTTGCCATTGCCCATAAACTGCACACCATAGAGACCGCAGACAGAATCTACATGTTCACCCCAGATGGTCGTATCGACAAAGCCGGTACCCACAGTGAACTGATGCGAACTTGCCCACGGTACGAGTCGTTTTGGAAGGCGCGGGAGGATGCCACGGGGTGGCGCCTAGTGTGA
- a CDS encoding Rossmann-like domain-containing protein has product MAAINAWYNTPDALKSFTPHPNAREHDAFAVYAQDIVDKRVAVVGHFPGVENRLSQAGELTVLERKPWQGDYPDPACEYVLGNQDYVFITGSTFANRTAPRILQLAENAWVVIMGPTTPLAAVLFEEGVDGLSGLVVSDPQKLKKSLRGVGGLSHFDAGVTYDVVKPR; this is encoded by the coding sequence ATGGCGGCAATAAACGCTTGGTATAACACACCTGATGCGTTGAAGTCGTTTACCCCACATCCGAATGCTCGCGAGCATGATGCGTTTGCTGTGTACGCTCAGGACATTGTGGACAAGCGGGTGGCGGTAGTGGGGCACTTTCCGGGAGTTGAGAACCGATTGAGTCAAGCTGGTGAGCTCACCGTGTTGGAACGTAAACCGTGGCAAGGTGATTATCCAGACCCGGCATGTGAATACGTGCTCGGCAACCAAGATTACGTGTTCATTACTGGGAGTACGTTTGCGAACCGGACGGCGCCGCGTATACTGCAACTTGCTGAAAATGCGTGGGTAGTGATTATGGGGCCTACTACTCCTTTGGCGGCCGTTTTATTTGAGGAAGGAGTGGATGGATTATCCGGACTCGTGGTGAGTGATCCGCAGAAACTTAAGAAGTCACTGCGCGGCGTTGGTGGTTTGAGTCATTTCGACGCTGGTGTCACGTACGATGTTGTGAAACCACGATAG
- a CDS encoding FecCD family ABC transporter permease: protein MYRARTALVWVSPVIVFMLALSVGRYPVSLGSLYDATSAYLTGAPMDAGQLALIRVRLPRVLVAMIVGAALSSAGAAFQGLFRNPVVSPDLLGASSGASFGAALAIFVGISSLGIQVVAFTFGLLAVIIVATLNGLLVRRANTIITLILCGMLIGSLFNAFVSLLKFVADTETKLPAITFWLMGSLAGTQLSDLKILWLFVPVMLVLQLVRWKINLLSLGDEEAKMLGVNVAVYRWLIIGCATLLTSLSVAVSGNIGWIGLVVPHLARMLVGSNYGRLMPATILLGSSFLLLVDTVARLLFTVEVPLGILTAIVGAPFFCVLLFRAQKGFV from the coding sequence ATGTACCGCGCCCGGACTGCATTGGTGTGGGTCAGCCCGGTCATCGTGTTCATGCTCGCTTTATCCGTGGGCCGTTACCCGGTGAGCCTCGGATCCCTATACGACGCAACTAGCGCATATCTAACCGGTGCTCCGATGGACGCCGGTCAGCTTGCACTGATCCGCGTGCGCCTTCCACGTGTGCTCGTCGCCATGATTGTTGGGGCAGCGTTATCTTCCGCAGGCGCGGCGTTCCAAGGCTTGTTCCGCAACCCCGTGGTCTCACCAGACTTGTTGGGCGCTTCGTCCGGTGCTTCCTTCGGTGCTGCGCTCGCAATTTTCGTTGGAATCTCCAGCCTGGGCATACAAGTTGTCGCATTCACGTTCGGACTGCTGGCCGTGATAATAGTAGCTACCCTCAACGGACTGCTCGTGCGCCGCGCTAACACAATTATCACCCTCATCTTGTGCGGTATGCTCATCGGCAGCCTGTTTAACGCCTTTGTTTCACTGTTGAAATTCGTAGCTGATACCGAAACAAAACTACCGGCCATCACGTTCTGGCTGATGGGTTCGCTCGCGGGCACGCAGCTCAGTGACTTAAAAATTCTGTGGTTATTTGTGCCCGTAATGCTTGTCCTCCAACTGGTGAGGTGGAAGATTAACCTCCTCTCTCTTGGCGATGAGGAAGCGAAAATGCTGGGGGTAAACGTGGCTGTGTACCGGTGGCTAATCATTGGTTGCGCCACGCTACTGACCTCACTTTCAGTTGCAGTGAGCGGCAATATTGGGTGGATCGGTTTGGTGGTGCCACACCTGGCGCGCATGCTGGTGGGGTCTAACTACGGGCGGCTCATGCCCGCAACTATTCTGCTAGGGTCTTCATTCTTACTGCTTGTCGACACGGTTGCTCGGCTTTTGTTCACCGTCGAGGTGCCGCTCGGTATCCTCACCGCGATTGTGGGCGCACCCTTTTTCTGCGTCCTGTTGTTCCGCGCGCAAAAGGGGTTTGTATGA
- a CDS encoding LysR substrate-binding domain-containing protein encodes MNLRDLEYLVALADEGTFTRAAAAAGASQPTLSTQVRKLESDLGAALVERCGSQILFTPVGREVVAYARHVLSDLTHIRDAADRGADPWAARISIGIFPTLAPYLLPHLLPRLNKSIPNAQLQFVEEKTVTLLNQLAVGGLDAVIVADPVEDPRYSSSFLFEENLVLAVPDSHRLACLKEPVSLEELRGETILLLEEGNCLRNHSWAPCQHVGARQAQFAATSLETLRYMVASGAGITLLPELSVKPPFIQPDSLHLIRFEDPQPTRKLRLVWRSSSPLEPVIRQIAEEIKQVSVNTV; translated from the coding sequence ATGAATCTGCGAGATTTGGAGTACCTGGTTGCTTTGGCGGATGAGGGCACGTTCACCCGCGCAGCTGCTGCCGCTGGAGCGTCGCAACCTACGCTGTCAACTCAGGTCCGTAAGCTTGAGTCTGATTTGGGTGCGGCTTTGGTGGAGCGCTGTGGCTCGCAGATTCTTTTCACGCCCGTTGGGCGGGAGGTCGTGGCGTATGCACGCCACGTTTTGTCGGACTTGACTCACATTAGAGACGCGGCGGATCGGGGGGCAGATCCGTGGGCGGCACGTATTTCCATTGGCATTTTCCCCACTCTTGCTCCTTATTTACTTCCGCATCTGCTGCCTCGGCTGAATAAGAGCATACCGAATGCGCAACTTCAGTTCGTGGAGGAGAAAACGGTTACGCTACTTAACCAGCTTGCTGTGGGCGGTCTTGATGCGGTGATTGTGGCGGATCCGGTTGAAGACCCCCGCTATTCTTCCTCGTTTCTATTTGAAGAAAACTTGGTTCTAGCGGTGCCGGATTCACATCGTTTAGCTTGCCTGAAAGAACCTGTTTCCCTTGAGGAACTGCGTGGGGAAACTATTTTGTTGCTTGAGGAAGGCAATTGTTTGCGGAACCATTCGTGGGCGCCGTGTCAACACGTGGGCGCTAGGCAGGCCCAATTTGCTGCGACGTCACTGGAAACACTTCGTTACATGGTTGCATCGGGAGCGGGAATTACTTTACTTCCTGAGTTGTCGGTAAAACCTCCGTTTATTCAGCCTGACTCGTTGCATCTGATCCGCTTCGAAGATCCCCAACCCACTCGGAAGTTAAGGTTAGTTTGGCGTTCATCCTCCCCTCTTGAACCCGTGATCCGACAGATCGCTGAGGAAATAAAACAGGTGAGTGTTAACACAGTCTAA
- a CDS encoding MFS transporter, with product MNSENALFRKLYSTTLINLIGDAIAQLALPLAFLYATGSIALASTLAGVTLMTQLFLSLPLAAVADRLPRRKIVFAGYLVEGFCLTVLGSLLLGGVANMAITVALGVVRGVASQFGVAASSGYIPQVLGREAMLKFNSRVETIEGVAAIGGPSISGGLVGILGGAYALFVPAVLSLFNGAIYSRLPDKPTPREGEKAKNFSLLVIANDIREGVGYVVKSRTLVAMMAVHFALGATTAGYAFGVVVHLGVHMGLSPWQVGFTMAASGVGGIIASIVLERFIPLKEYRAVLLVSLLGVGAILGTYSTVNSVFLASTGLFFLDFCWVGLFIYSGTLSQYVTDDAHLSRVDSIGDLVFLGASSISALLAGLLIKDGHVATYLIVLALTVIPALVALAFIKGDDQAASIGR from the coding sequence TTGAATTCTGAGAACGCCCTGTTTCGTAAGTTATACAGTACGACGCTGATAAACTTGATTGGTGATGCTATTGCGCAACTCGCGCTTCCGTTAGCTTTTCTTTATGCGACAGGTTCGATCGCATTGGCATCGACTCTTGCTGGCGTCACCTTGATGACTCAGTTATTCCTTTCATTGCCTTTGGCGGCAGTTGCTGATCGGTTACCTAGGAGGAAAATTGTTTTTGCGGGGTATCTCGTTGAAGGTTTTTGCCTGACGGTGCTGGGGAGCCTGCTATTGGGTGGGGTTGCGAATATGGCGATCACGGTTGCCTTAGGGGTCGTTCGTGGTGTCGCAAGTCAATTCGGTGTTGCTGCGAGTTCAGGTTATATACCCCAGGTTTTGGGGCGCGAGGCGATGCTGAAATTTAACTCTCGAGTTGAGACGATAGAGGGAGTTGCTGCGATCGGTGGACCATCGATTTCAGGTGGTTTAGTGGGAATTCTTGGTGGAGCATACGCCCTGTTTGTGCCCGCAGTATTGTCATTATTCAATGGCGCAATTTATTCGAGGCTTCCAGATAAGCCGACGCCCCGTGAAGGTGAAAAGGCAAAGAATTTCTCGCTTCTTGTTATTGCCAACGATATTCGGGAAGGTGTCGGGTATGTAGTCAAGAGCCGCACACTTGTTGCGATGATGGCAGTACATTTTGCCCTGGGGGCAACAACTGCAGGTTATGCGTTTGGTGTTGTTGTTCATCTCGGGGTCCATATGGGACTCAGTCCATGGCAAGTCGGTTTCACCATGGCGGCTTCTGGCGTAGGAGGAATTATTGCGTCTATCGTGCTCGAACGCTTTATCCCTTTGAAGGAGTATCGTGCTGTCCTTCTGGTCTCCCTCCTTGGTGTCGGCGCTATCCTCGGTACGTACTCGACTGTTAATTCTGTATTTTTGGCATCGACAGGTTTATTTTTTCTAGATTTCTGCTGGGTTGGCTTATTTATTTATTCGGGTACGCTGAGTCAGTATGTCACGGATGATGCGCACCTCTCGCGCGTAGATTCTATTGGCGACCTGGTCTTTTTAGGCGCCTCATCTATTTCTGCTCTGCTGGCAGGTCTATTGATTAAGGACGGTCACGTAGCGACATATCTTATTGTTCTAGCTCTGACCGTTATCCCAGCGTTGGTGGCACTAGCGTTTATCAAGGGTGATGATCAGGCTGCTTCGATAGGCCGCTGA